TTCGCTGTATTTGATTTTTTTAGGAAGATCAACTTGCACCTCTCGAAAAAGAAAATGCAGTGAATGTGTTTTGAAAACTATATGCATTTCTTCGGAGTTTACGAAAGTTTCGATAAAAAGTCCTTCGTGACTTTTAAGAACTCATCGGGATTTGTATAATGAACCCAATGATTTCCTTTGATTTCAATAATTTTTGCTTTGGGGAAAACTTTACGAATAGTAGGATAGTCTTCGTATTGAATGTAAAAAGAATCGGTGGCTTTGATAAAGAGACACTCTTTTTCGAAGCGGTGTTCCAATAGCTCTTGGATGCCCTTTAAATACTGAGCTTTTTCTAAGGGCGGAACATGGATTTTCCATTGGTAGCCAGTGTTTGTTTTTTCTAAGTTCATCATCAAGAACTGCCGGATTGCGGAGTTAGGTTGGATATTTGCTAAGAATGCATCGATTTCTTGCCTACTTGAAAATTGAGAAATATCAGTTTTTAAAACTTCAAACTCTTTTTGATGAAGGGGAGGATAAACCTTTGGAGCTATGTCTACGACAATGATACTTCTTATGAGTTCAGGGTAAACCAAAGAAAATCCCATTGCAACGAGTCCCCCCATAGAATGCCCAAGAAGAACTGGCATAGAAATACGATGATTTTCGATAAATTCTTTTAAATCCTCCATCATATCTTTTAAAGTATGAGTGGATGACCTGGGAGAGTTTCCATGATTTCTTGCATCAATAGCAAAAACCTCAAATTCTTGAGAAAGTTCTTTCGAAATACTCATCCAGTTTTTGGACGAACCAAATAAACCATGTAGAATAACTATCGGCACCGTATGTTTTGAACTCGAAGTCGTTGGATAATGCAAAAAGTGGAGTTCCATGAAAGCAAAGAAAGCAAAAATGAAACAAAGTTCAAATTGGCAACGCCTTATTTAAAAAAGTTTTGCTCTTAATTGAAATTAAGTCTCAATATCATTGAAATAAAAAAGAAATCAGTTTTTTTCATACATTACATCTTGGATGAAAAGAAAAGTTGGTATGAAGAAATCCTAAAGTTTTTTTATTTGATCCGAAATCACTACATCGAGGAAGAATTTGAAGTCGATTATCAAGCCAAAAAAGAAAGAGGAAAAATTCAGTTTTATTGGGTGAATAAAAATTTTTATACT
The genomic region above belongs to Leptospiraceae bacterium and contains:
- a CDS encoding alpha/beta fold hydrolase, with product MELHFLHYPTTSSSKHTVPIVILHGLFGSSKNWMSISKELSQEFEVFAIDARNHGNSPRSSTHTLKDMMEDLKEFIENHRISMPVLLGHSMGGLVAMGFSLVYPELIRSIIVVDIAPKVYPPLHQKEFEVLKTDISQFSSRQEIDAFLANIQPNSAIRQFLMMNLEKTNTGYQWKIHVPPLEKAQYLKGIQELLEHRFEKECLFIKATDSFYIQYEDYPTIRKVFPKAKIIEIKGNHWVHYTNPDEFLKVTKDFLSKLS